One segment of Gilliamella sp. ESL0441 DNA contains the following:
- the hutX gene encoding heme utilization cystosolic carrier protein HutX: MVDKQTHLTNLSTYMQTNPEELLEKIAQDYQVTLTQVIQALPDAKIVDGSNFDMIWEEVTTWGDVLFLIHTGDIIAEISGELPPGNHSQKYFNLRHQKGLSGHIKAEHCQYIAFIERKFMKMSTASMIFLNHMGQSMFKIFVGRDEKHQLKPEQLEKFRALAQKVN, encoded by the coding sequence ATGGTAGATAAGCAAACTCATCTCACTAATCTTTCAACTTATATGCAAACTAATCCAGAGGAATTATTGGAAAAAATTGCTCAAGATTATCAGGTAACGTTAACGCAAGTTATTCAAGCCTTACCAGATGCTAAAATTGTTGATGGTTCTAATTTTGATATGATTTGGGAAGAGGTGACTACTTGGGGAGATGTGCTGTTTTTAATACATACTGGTGATATCATTGCTGAAATCTCGGGTGAATTACCACCAGGTAATCACAGCCAAAAATATTTTAACTTACGTCATCAAAAAGGATTAAGTGGGCATATTAAAGCTGAGCATTGTCAATATATTGCTTTCATTGAACGTAAATTTATGAAGATGTCAACAGCATCAATGATTTTTCTAAATCATATGGGACAATCAATGTTTAAGATTTTTGTTGGTCGTGATGAAAAACATCAATTAAAACCTGAGCAATTAGAAAAATTTAGAGCTCTAGCCCAAAAAGTCAATTAA
- a CDS encoding NAD(P)H-binding protein, with the protein MKTVLVFGVSPKLGTGYQICQLVKQCQPSWRCIALVRDETFAKQLTQEGIECHVGDATDSSMVSQLCALAGSEATIISTLGGETGNYLAQRIIIDCAEQANIKQMVLVTSLGCGETWSTLSQRAKHAFGHAVREKSLAEVWLQTSALNFVILRPGGLQNGELTGNAKCYYQQEVHGLIHRIDLAKIIIEKIANQQFDNKAYSVIDPNLKFER; encoded by the coding sequence ATGAAAACAGTATTAGTTTTTGGCGTAAGTCCAAAATTAGGAACAGGTTATCAGATTTGTCAGTTAGTTAAACAGTGCCAACCAAGTTGGCGTTGTATTGCATTGGTACGAGACGAAACATTTGCCAAACAGTTAACTCAAGAAGGTATTGAATGTCACGTCGGTGATGCGACCGATTCATCCATGGTTAGCCAGCTTTGTGCATTAGCCGGATCTGAAGCTACAATTATTTCAACGTTGGGGGGAGAAACCGGAAATTATCTAGCACAACGTATCATTATTGATTGTGCTGAACAAGCCAATATAAAGCAGATGGTATTAGTTACATCATTAGGTTGTGGTGAAACATGGTCAACATTATCTCAGCGAGCCAAACACGCTTTTGGACATGCTGTACGTGAAAAATCATTAGCTGAAGTTTGGTTACAAACTAGTGCACTGAATTTTGTAATATTAAGACCAGGTGGATTACAAAATGGTGAGCTGACAGGAAATGCAAAATGCTACTATCAACAAGAAGTTCATGGACTGATTCATCGTATTGATTTAGCGAAAATTATCATCGAGAAAATAGCCAACCAACAATTTGATAATAAGGCTTATAGTGTTATTGATCCCAATCTTAAATTTGAACGTTAA
- a CDS encoding iron ABC transporter permease: MQRYSHRFLLWGLFVILLVLIIISSNAGPLKSPFSQLSSLSLDFNSLNIWLNIRLPRILLAVIVGMALATSGAVMQGLFRNPLADSGLLGISSGAGLMVGLSILFPAIFPPIMMLYGKMVAAFLGSLFICLLIYIYSLNAQCNLAKMVLLGVAINAILGAVMGCLSYISDEAQLRQISLWSMGHLGKGSWELVFVAASLIIPALCVVFLLSHQLNILQLGDEDAHYLGVNVLRLKRYLLVLSAILIGTSVAVSGSIAFVGLVVPHMIRLRIGANHAVLLPASALAGASLLLLADTLARTVVAPTEIPVGLLTSLIGGPYFLWLILRHK, translated from the coding sequence GTGCAGCGTTATAGTCATCGTTTTTTGTTATGGGGACTATTTGTCATTCTTTTGGTCTTAATCATTATTTCATCTAATGCTGGACCATTGAAATCTCCATTTTCACAATTATCTTCATTATCATTGGATTTTAATTCATTAAACATCTGGCTAAATATACGTTTACCTCGCATCCTTTTAGCCGTGATTGTCGGTATGGCATTGGCAACCTCGGGTGCTGTTATGCAAGGATTATTTCGTAATCCTTTAGCAGATTCTGGTTTGTTGGGTATAAGTAGTGGGGCTGGATTGATGGTCGGTTTGTCAATTTTGTTCCCGGCAATCTTTCCTCCAATTATGATGTTATATGGGAAAATGGTTGCTGCTTTTTTAGGCAGTTTATTCATCTGTTTACTCATCTATATCTATAGTCTCAACGCCCAGTGCAATTTGGCAAAAATGGTATTATTAGGTGTGGCAATAAATGCAATCCTTGGCGCTGTTATGGGATGTCTTAGTTATATCAGTGACGAAGCTCAATTACGTCAAATATCATTGTGGTCGATGGGGCATTTGGGCAAGGGATCTTGGGAATTGGTTTTTGTTGCCGCATCTTTAATTATTCCTGCCTTATGCGTAGTTTTTTTGCTTTCTCATCAACTTAATATCTTACAGTTAGGAGATGAAGATGCCCATTACTTAGGTGTTAATGTCCTTCGCCTAAAACGATATTTATTGGTGCTAAGTGCTATATTGATAGGAACTTCGGTTGCAGTAAGTGGCAGTATTGCCTTTGTTGGTTTAGTGGTTCCTCATATGATTCGTTTACGTATTGGTGCAAATCACGCTGTGTTATTGCCTGCGTCTGCACTTGCTGGTGCAAGTTTGCTTTTATTAGCCGATACTCTGGCTCGAACAGTGGTTGCACCCACTGAAATACCCGTAGGACTATTGACAAGTTTAATTGGTGGTCCCTATTTTCTTTGGCTTATTTTAAGACATAAATAA
- a CDS encoding heme ABC transporter ATP-binding protein, protein MLTAKNITFCSSNRRLIDDVSLEIKAGEIVIIIGPNGAGKSTLLRLLTGYQMPSSGEIYLLDKAVSQWRAKQLAKVRTVMLQNSQLTFPFSVKEVVAMGRAPYGRLHCDKAINETMKQTDCLKLANRDYRSLSGGEQQRVQLARVLAQLWQPEPSEKLLFLDEPTSALDLYHQQHTLRLLKQLAKDQRLAVCCVLHDLNLAALYADKIILLNQGKIVEHGTPSEVLTVEKINRWYGVELGIIPHPNNALTPQLYLMP, encoded by the coding sequence ATGTTAACAGCTAAAAATATAACGTTTTGTTCAAGTAATCGCCGATTGATTGATGACGTTTCTTTAGAAATCAAAGCAGGAGAGATAGTCATTATTATTGGTCCAAATGGTGCAGGAAAATCAACCTTATTACGCCTTTTAACCGGTTATCAAATGCCATCATCTGGCGAAATTTACCTACTCGATAAAGCTGTATCACAATGGCGAGCCAAGCAACTTGCAAAAGTGCGAACGGTAATGTTACAAAATAGCCAATTGACCTTTCCTTTCAGCGTAAAAGAGGTGGTCGCTATGGGGCGAGCACCTTATGGTAGGTTGCATTGTGATAAAGCTATTAACGAAACCATGAAGCAAACGGATTGCTTAAAATTGGCAAACCGTGATTACCGTAGCTTGTCTGGCGGTGAACAGCAACGCGTACAATTAGCTCGAGTGCTTGCTCAATTATGGCAACCCGAACCTTCGGAAAAACTATTGTTTTTAGATGAACCTACTTCTGCATTAGATCTGTATCATCAACAACACACGTTGCGATTATTGAAACAACTTGCTAAAGACCAAAGATTAGCTGTTTGCTGTGTATTGCATGATCTTAATCTTGCAGCATTGTATGCGGATAAAATAATTTTACTAAATCAAGGCAAAATAGTTGAACATGGTACACCTTCTGAAGTATTGACCGTTGAAAAAATTAATCGTTGGTATGGGGTCGAATTAGGTATTATTCCTCACCCTAATAATGCTTTGACTCCGCAGCTCTATTTAATGCCTTAA